The following coding sequences are from one Lolium rigidum isolate FL_2022 chromosome 6, APGP_CSIRO_Lrig_0.1, whole genome shotgun sequence window:
- the LOC124668353 gene encoding ervatamin-B-like — MASSTPYLVLLLCLASLLQQASLIAANPPHEPPPDDSREKFAKWVTKYAKTYPSHEEEEKRFGIFKDNTNQIGAFRAQTSTTVVVGGFGPQTITTVRVGMNRFGDLQADEFAQQFTGFNSTGFRPAEPSFIPNHTWKPCCVDWRSSGAVTGVKFQGSCLSCWAFASVAAIEGMNKIRTGELVSLSEQELVDCDSGSSGCGGGRVDTALALVAARGGITSEADYPYSGFNGKCDVDKLLFDQDASVKGFKAVPINDESQLELAVAQQPVTVYVDASTWQFQFYSGGIFRGPCSGDPAKVNHAITIVGYCEEFGEKFWLAKNSWSNDWGEQGYIKLAKDVAWPTGTCALASSPFYPTA, encoded by the exons ATGGCTTCCTCCACGCCTTACCTCGTCCTGCTCTTATGCCTCGCCAGCCTCCTGCAGCAGGCATCGCTGATCGCGGCGAACCCGCCGCACGAGCCGCCGCCGGATGATTCGAGGGAAAAGTTCGCCAAGTGGGTGACCAAGTACGCCAAGACGTACCCGAgccacgaggaggaggagaagcgcttcggcatcttcaaGGACAACACCAACCAAATCGGTGCCTTCAGAGCCCAGACCAGCACCACCGTCGTCGTCGGCGGGTTTGGGCCGCAGACCATCACCACCGTCAGGGTCGGCATGAACAGGTTCGGCGACCTACAGGCCGACGAGTTTGCCCAGCAGTTCACCGGGTTTAACAGCACCGGCTTCCGTCCCGCCGAGCCCTCCTTCATCCCCAACCACACCTGGAAGCCGTGCTGCGTCGACTGGCGCTCCAGCGGCGCTGTCACCGGCGTCAAGTTTCAAGGCAGTTGCT TGTCGTGTTGGGCGTTCGCATCGGTGGCGGCCATCGAAGGCATGAACAAGATCAGGACCGGGGAGCTGGTGTCGCTGTCGGAGCAGGAGCTCGTCGACTGCGACTCCGGGAGCAGCGGCTGTGGAGGCGGCCGCGTAGACACCGCCCTGGCACTcgtggccgcccgcggcggcatcACGTCGGAGGCCGATTACCCGTACAGCGGATTCAACGGCAAGTGCGACGTGGACAAGCTGCTCTTCGACCAGGACGCGTCCGTCAAGGGCTTCAAGGCCGTGCCTATCAACGACGAATCTCAGCTCGAGCTGGCCGTTGCGCAGCAGCCCGTCACGGTGTACGTCGACGCCAGCACGTGGCAGTTCCAGTTCTACTCCGGCGGCATCTTTCGGGGCCCCTGCTCCGGCGATCCGGCCAAGGTCAACCATGCGATCACCATCGTCGGCTACTGCGAGGAGTTCGGCGAGAAGTTCTGGCTCGCCAAGAACTCGTGGAGCAACGACTGGGGCGAACAGGGATATATCAAACTCGCCAAGGACGTGGCATGGCCGACGGGAACCTGCGCCCTCGCCAGCTCGCCCTTCTATCCGACTGCTTGA